A region of Streptomyces sp. NBC_00654 DNA encodes the following proteins:
- the cobG gene encoding precorrin-3B synthase yields the protein MLAAMSDSALSPRSTGASAVPSGGDACPGTLRLHRADDGALARVRVPGGVLTADRAEALLTVAGRLGDGDLHLTSRGNVQLRGLAPGCGAELARSLGEAGLLPSEAHERVRNIVASPLSGIDDSGLPDIRSWLTGLDALLCGSERATGLSGRFLFALDDGRGDVDALGADVTLIADGAGALLRVGGDDAVFRLPASDGPRAALLAAEVFLGLARETGAWRVKDLPDGARAALPDEVARRVRPQGPAVHRERPRAARPPAPGAVAGPHGRAALSTGVPLGRLGPAQWRLLTGISRDRGSGELRLTPWRGVVVPGLPSRDAPQALRTLAGTGLITGPDSPWTGVGACIGHPGCAKSLADVRAEAGAAVGPLGRLPVYWSGCERRCGHPHGEWIDVVATADGHRISHVRGDRREAPVTVRDDPAALAAAVAEARA from the coding sequence ATGCTCGCCGCCATGTCCGATTCCGCCCTCTCGCCCCGGTCCACGGGTGCCTCCGCCGTCCCGAGCGGTGGCGATGCCTGCCCGGGAACGCTGAGGCTGCACCGGGCGGACGACGGTGCGCTGGCACGGGTCCGGGTGCCCGGTGGAGTGCTGACCGCCGACCGGGCCGAGGCCCTGCTGACGGTGGCCGGGCGGCTCGGCGACGGTGACCTCCATCTCACCTCACGGGGCAACGTCCAGCTGCGTGGGCTGGCTCCCGGCTGCGGGGCGGAGCTGGCCCGGTCGCTGGGCGAGGCCGGGCTGCTGCCCTCCGAAGCGCACGAGCGGGTGCGCAACATCGTCGCCTCGCCGCTCTCGGGGATCGACGACAGCGGGCTCCCGGACATCCGTTCCTGGCTGACCGGGCTGGACGCGCTGCTCTGCGGGAGCGAGCGGGCGACGGGGCTCTCGGGCCGTTTCCTGTTCGCCCTCGACGACGGCCGCGGCGATGTGGACGCCCTCGGCGCCGATGTGACCCTGATCGCGGACGGTGCGGGCGCGCTGCTGCGGGTCGGGGGCGACGACGCGGTGTTCCGGCTGCCCGCCTCCGACGGTCCCCGCGCCGCGCTCCTCGCCGCCGAGGTGTTCCTCGGCCTGGCCCGGGAGACCGGTGCCTGGCGGGTGAAGGACCTGCCCGACGGTGCCCGCGCCGCGCTGCCGGACGAGGTCGCGCGGCGGGTCCGCCCGCAGGGCCCGGCCGTCCACCGCGAACGCCCGCGCGCCGCTCGTCCCCCGGCCCCGGGTGCGGTGGCCGGACCGCACGGCCGCGCCGCGCTCAGTACCGGCGTACCGCTCGGGCGGCTCGGCCCGGCGCAGTGGCGGCTCCTCACCGGGATCTCCCGGGACCGGGGCTCCGGCGAACTGCGGCTCACCCCGTGGCGCGGAGTGGTCGTCCCCGGGCTCCCCTCGCGGGATGCCCCGCAGGCGCTCCGTACCCTCGCCGGCACCGGGCTGATCACCGGGCCCGACTCCCCCTGGACCGGCGTGGGGGCCTGTATCGGGCACCCGGGCTGCGCGAAGTCCCTGGCCGATGTGCGGGCCGAGGCGGGGGCCGCCGTCGGACCGCTCGGGCGGCTACCTGTGTACTGGTCCGGGTGCGAACGCCGGTGCGGCCATCCGCACGGGGAGTGGATCGACGTGGTGGCCACCGCGGACGGGCACCGGATCTCGCACGTACGGGGGGACCGCCGCGAGGCTCCGGTGACGGTCCGGGACGATCCGGCCGCGCTCGCCGCCGCGGTCGCCGAAGCCCGTGCCTGA
- a CDS encoding toll/interleukin-1 receptor domain-containing protein, which yields MPLIFVNYRTNDEEATATLVDRELSRIFGEENVFRASKSIRPGSRYPQELLKAVRRTSVLLVVIGHRWLEAGGTGTRGALEDENDWTRREIEEALENGAVVIPLLVAGARRLRSEDLPVALGDLADCQYRRLDHRNAAADLGRLADDLIALLPELATAARNHGHGDDHGDMDGNGTARAREGSRTGSRAGAVSHRRRGGMGNLNGDFSGTFVSDPRGPVHTGSGHLYAEQRPDRGGRPVDGAR from the coding sequence ATGCCCTTGATCTTCGTGAACTACCGAACGAACGACGAAGAGGCCACCGCCACCCTCGTGGACAGGGAACTCTCGCGGATCTTCGGGGAGGAGAACGTCTTCCGCGCGAGCAAGTCCATCCGCCCGGGAAGCCGGTACCCCCAGGAACTGCTCAAAGCCGTCCGGCGCACCAGTGTTCTGCTGGTGGTGATCGGTCACAGATGGCTGGAGGCCGGAGGAACCGGCACCCGCGGCGCCCTGGAGGACGAGAACGACTGGACACGGCGGGAGATCGAGGAGGCACTGGAGAACGGTGCGGTCGTCATCCCTCTCCTGGTCGCCGGGGCGAGGCGCCTGCGGTCCGAGGATCTGCCGGTGGCGCTCGGAGACCTTGCCGACTGCCAGTACCGCCGTCTCGACCACCGCAACGCGGCTGCCGACCTGGGGAGGCTGGCGGACGACCTGATCGCGCTGCTGCCGGAACTCGCCACCGCCGCACGGAACCACGGTCACGGAGACGATCACGGGGACATGGACGGCAACGGCACCGCTCGTGCGCGGGAGGGGTCGCGGACGGGGTCGCGCGCGGGGGCGGTCAGCCATCGGCGACGCGGAGGCATGGGAAACCTCAACGGGGACTTCTCCGGGACATTCGTCAGTGATCCCCGGGGCCCGGTGCACACGGGCAGCGGCCACCTCTACGCCGAGCAGCGCCCGGACCGGGGCGGACGGCCTGTGGACGGAGCACGGTGA
- a CDS encoding cobalt-precorrin-6A reductase, with amino-acid sequence MHVLVLGGTTEARRLAESLAEHKDAGGDIRVTSSLAGRVAGPRLPPGEVRVGGFGGTDGLAAWLREHEVDALIDATHPFAGTISFHAAAAAATAHVPLLALRRPGWVPGDGDRWHPAGSLDEAAELLPALGERVFLTTGRMGLAAFSGLDALWFLMRSVDAPEGPCPPRMEVLLDRGPFTLDGEQELIRRHRLDVLVTKDSGGDATAPKLTAAREAGIPVVVVRRPPVPEGVPVAATPEEAEAWLRGVGRPGTSGTS; translated from the coding sequence ATGCATGTACTCGTCCTCGGCGGGACGACCGAGGCCCGTCGCCTCGCCGAGTCCCTGGCGGAGCACAAGGACGCGGGCGGGGACATCCGGGTGACCAGTTCGCTCGCCGGGCGGGTGGCCGGACCGAGGCTCCCGCCGGGCGAGGTCCGCGTCGGCGGCTTCGGCGGCACGGACGGGCTCGCCGCGTGGCTGCGGGAGCACGAGGTGGATGCGCTCATCGACGCCACCCATCCTTTCGCCGGGACGATCAGTTTCCACGCGGCCGCGGCGGCCGCCACGGCCCATGTTCCCCTGCTGGCGCTGCGCCGGCCGGGCTGGGTACCCGGGGACGGCGACCGGTGGCACCCGGCCGGGTCGCTGGACGAGGCGGCGGAACTGCTGCCCGCGCTGGGGGAGCGGGTGTTCCTCACGACCGGCCGGATGGGGCTCGCGGCGTTCTCCGGGCTGGACGCGCTGTGGTTCCTGATGCGCTCGGTGGACGCCCCGGAAGGGCCCTGCCCGCCCCGGATGGAGGTGCTGCTCGACCGGGGGCCGTTCACCCTGGACGGGGAACAGGAGCTGATCCGCCGCCACCGCCTCGACGTCCTCGTCACCAAGGACAGTGGCGGCGACGCGACAGCCCCGAAGCTGACCGCCGCCCGCGAGGCCGGTATCCCGGTCGTCGTGGTCCGGCGGCCACCCGTCCCCGAGGGGGTCCCGGTGGCCGCCACCCCGGAGGAGGCCGAGGCCTGGCTGCGCGGTGTGGGCAGACCCGGGACCTCCGGGACCTCCTAG
- a CDS encoding precorrin-8X methylmutase: MHQYEKDGPAIYRQSFATIRAEADLAGLPADVSQVAVRMIHACGMVDLVRDLAFSPDAVAHARTALRAGAPILCDVAMVASGVTRKRLPADNDVVCTLSDPAVPELAAKMGTTRSAAALELWRDRMEGAVVAVGNAPTALFRLLEMIEEGAPRPAAVIGVPVGFIGAAESKEALAAHPSGLEHLIVRGRRGGSAIAAAALNAIASEEE; this comes from the coding sequence GTGCATCAGTACGAGAAGGACGGACCGGCGATCTACCGCCAGTCCTTCGCCACCATCCGCGCGGAGGCGGATCTGGCCGGTCTGCCCGCCGATGTGAGCCAGGTAGCCGTCCGGATGATCCACGCCTGCGGCATGGTCGACCTCGTACGCGATCTCGCTTTCTCCCCGGACGCCGTGGCCCACGCCCGTACGGCGCTGCGCGCCGGCGCACCCATCCTCTGCGACGTGGCCATGGTCGCCAGCGGGGTCACCCGCAAGCGGCTCCCGGCGGACAACGACGTGGTGTGCACCCTGTCCGACCCGGCGGTGCCGGAGCTCGCGGCGAAGATGGGGACCACGCGCAGCGCGGCGGCCCTGGAGCTGTGGCGCGACCGGATGGAGGGTGCCGTCGTGGCCGTGGGCAACGCGCCCACCGCCCTCTTCCGGCTGCTGGAGATGATCGAGGAGGGCGCCCCGCGCCCCGCCGCCGTCATCGGGGTCCCGGTCGGCTTCATCGGTGCCGCCGAGTCGAAGGAGGCCCTGGCCGCCCACCCGTCCGGCCTGGAGCACCTGATCGTGCGCGGCCGCCGCGGCGGCAGCGCGATAGCGGCGGCGGCGCTCAACGCGATCGCCAGCGAGGAAGAGTAG
- a CDS encoding precorrin-2 C(20)-methyltransferase: MSDSVSKAGKAGRTGRLYGVGLGPGDPSLMTVRAVQVIGEADVVAYHSARHGRSIARSIAAGHLRADHIEEALVYPVTTETTDHPGGYRGALEEFYAEAAARLAVHLDAGRTVAVLAEGDPLFYGSYMHMHKRLADRYDTEVIPGVTSVSAAAARLGTPLVEGEEILTILPGTLPEEELTARLAATDSAVVMKLGRTFPAVRRAFEGSGRLPEARYVERATMAGERTGDLADVEAGSVPYFAVAVLPSRIDAPRPERAPGAGEVVVVGTGPAGPLWLTPETRGALAAADDVVGYTTYLDRVPVRPGQARHGSDNKVESERAEFALDLARRGRRVAVVSGGDPGVFAMATAVLEVASQDAYADIAVRVLPGVTAANAAAARAGAPLGHDYATISLSDRLKPWEVIAERLRAAATADLVMALYNPGSKSRTWQVGKARDLLLEHRSPDTPVVLGRDVGGPAESVRTVRLADLDPAEVDMRTILIVGSSQTRWVRRGGDGQQIVWTPRRYPEAQEVPEVPEAQEAQEVPETQEVPEA, from the coding sequence GTGAGCGACAGCGTGAGCAAGGCAGGCAAGGCGGGCAGGACGGGCAGGCTCTACGGCGTGGGGCTCGGTCCCGGCGACCCGTCCCTGATGACCGTACGGGCCGTCCAGGTCATCGGCGAGGCCGATGTCGTGGCGTACCACAGTGCCCGGCACGGCCGTTCCATCGCCCGCTCCATCGCGGCCGGGCACCTGCGCGCCGACCACATCGAGGAGGCGCTGGTCTACCCCGTCACCACGGAGACCACGGACCACCCGGGCGGCTACCGGGGCGCCCTGGAGGAGTTCTACGCCGAGGCCGCGGCCCGGCTCGCGGTGCACCTGGACGCCGGGCGCACCGTCGCCGTGCTCGCCGAGGGCGACCCGCTCTTCTACGGCTCGTACATGCACATGCACAAGCGGCTCGCGGACCGGTACGACACCGAGGTCATCCCCGGCGTCACCTCGGTCAGCGCCGCGGCGGCCCGGCTCGGCACCCCGCTCGTCGAGGGCGAGGAGATCCTGACGATCCTGCCCGGCACGCTGCCCGAGGAGGAGCTGACGGCCCGCCTGGCGGCCACGGACTCCGCGGTGGTGATGAAGCTGGGCCGTACGTTCCCGGCGGTGCGCCGTGCGTTCGAGGGGTCGGGGCGGCTGCCCGAGGCCCGGTACGTGGAGCGCGCCACGATGGCCGGGGAGCGCACCGGCGACCTGGCGGACGTGGAGGCCGGTTCCGTCCCGTACTTCGCGGTCGCCGTGCTGCCGAGCCGGATCGACGCGCCCCGCCCCGAGCGGGCGCCGGGCGCGGGCGAGGTGGTCGTGGTCGGCACCGGACCCGCCGGGCCGCTGTGGCTGACGCCCGAGACGCGCGGGGCGCTGGCCGCCGCCGACGACGTGGTCGGGTACACGACGTATCTGGACCGGGTGCCGGTACGGCCGGGCCAGGCACGCCACGGCTCCGACAACAAGGTCGAGTCCGAGCGCGCCGAGTTCGCCCTCGACCTGGCCCGGCGCGGGCGGCGGGTGGCCGTGGTGTCGGGCGGCGACCCCGGGGTCTTCGCCATGGCGACGGCCGTACTGGAGGTGGCCTCGCAGGACGCCTACGCGGACATCGCGGTACGGGTCCTGCCGGGGGTGACCGCGGCCAACGCGGCCGCCGCCCGCGCGGGCGCCCCGCTCGGCCACGACTACGCCACGATCTCGCTGTCCGACCGGCTCAAGCCGTGGGAGGTCATCGCGGAGCGGCTGCGCGCGGCGGCGACGGCGGACCTGGTGATGGCCCTGTACAACCCCGGTTCGAAGAGCCGGACCTGGCAGGTCGGCAAGGCACGCGACCTGCTGCTCGAACACCGCTCGCCGGACACGCCCGTGGTGCTCGGCCGGGACGTCGGCGGGCCGGCCGAGAGCGTGCGTACGGTGCGGCTCGCCGATCTCGACCCGGCGGAGGTCGACATGCGGACCATCCTGATCGTGGGCTCGTCGCAGACGCGGTGGGTGCGGCGGGGCGGCGACGGGCAGCAGATCGTGTGGACGCCGAGGCGGTACCCGGAGGCCCAGGAGGTTCCGGAGGTCCCGGAGGCCCAGGAGGCTCAGGAGGTTCCGGAGACCCAGGAGGTCCCGGAGGCCTAG
- the cobN gene encoding cobaltochelatase subunit CobN, whose product MILLLSTSDTDLLSARASDGPVSYRYANPSRLPLDGLPQLLDGVDLVVVRLLGGVRAWQEGLDQLLAAGLPVVVLTGEQAPDAQLMAASTVPIGIAAEAHAYLAHGGPANLGQLARFLSDTVLLTGHGFEPPAPAPAWGPLERTARETDASAPTVAVLYYRAHHMSGNTAFVEALCTAVEDAGARPLPLYVASLRTPEPELIDELRAADAIVTTVLAAGGTRPAEASAGGDDESWDAGALTGLDVPVLQALCLTSPRAAWEENDEGVSPLDAATQIAVPEFDGRLITVPFSFKEIDEDGLPAYVADPERAARVAGIAVRHARLRHIPNAEKRIALVLSAYPTKHSRIGNAVGLDTPASAVALLRRLRAEGYDFGAEEEIPGLVSGDGDELIYALIEAGGHDQEWLTEEQLARNPVRIPAADYRRWFATLPADLREAVERHWGPAPGEMFVDRSVNPEGDIVLAALRRGNLLILIQPPRGFGENPIAIYHDPDLPPSHHYLAAYRWIAASADDNGFGADAMIHLGKHGNLEWLPGKNAGLSASCGPDAALGDVPLVYPFLVNDPGEGTQAKRRVHATLVDHLVPPMARADSYGDIARLEQLLDEHAQIAAMDPAKLPAIRAQIWTLIQAAKLDHDLGLEDRPEDEGFDDFIMHLDGWLCEIKDVQIRDGLHVLGTAPAGPDRVNLVLAILRARQIWGGTASLPGLREALGLDESAATRTAADDIEEQARALVQAMEDADWDPAAVGTVAAGHPAAVADILGFAAHEVVPRLAATTDELAHAVHALNGGFVPAGPSGSPLRGLVNVLPTGRNFYSVDPKAVPSKLAWETGQALADSLLERYRTDNGDWPTSVGLSLWGTSAMRTAGDDIAEAFALLGVRPVWDDASRRVTGLEAIPYEELGRPRIDVTLRISGFFRDAFPHTIGLLDDAVRLAASLDELAEHNYVRAHTQADLAEHGDERRATTRIFGSRPGTYGAGLLQLIDSRDWRTDADLAEVYTVWGGYAYGRELDGRPAREEMETAYKRIEVAAKNTDTREHDIADSDDYFQYHGGMVATVRALKGTAPAAYIGDSTRPETVRTRTLVEETSRVFRARVVNPKWIEAMRRHGYKGAFELAATVDYLFGYDATTGVVADWMYDKLTETYVLDPTNREFLQQANPWALHGIAERLLEAESRGMWAKPDPAVLEALRQVFLETEGNLEGED is encoded by the coding sequence ATGATCCTGCTCCTGTCGACGTCCGACACCGACCTGCTGAGCGCCCGCGCCTCCGACGGCCCGGTCAGCTACCGCTACGCCAACCCCTCCCGGCTCCCGCTGGACGGCCTTCCGCAGCTCCTGGACGGCGTGGACCTCGTCGTCGTACGTCTCCTCGGCGGCGTACGCGCCTGGCAGGAAGGCCTGGACCAGCTGCTGGCCGCGGGCCTCCCGGTCGTGGTGCTGACCGGCGAGCAGGCCCCGGACGCCCAGCTGATGGCCGCGTCCACCGTTCCCATCGGCATCGCCGCCGAGGCACACGCGTACCTGGCGCACGGCGGCCCCGCCAACCTCGGCCAGCTGGCCCGCTTCCTGTCCGACACCGTGCTGCTCACCGGCCACGGCTTCGAGCCGCCCGCCCCGGCCCCCGCGTGGGGCCCGCTGGAGCGGACGGCCCGGGAGACCGACGCGTCGGCGCCCACCGTCGCCGTGCTGTACTACCGCGCCCACCACATGAGCGGGAACACCGCGTTCGTCGAGGCGCTGTGCACGGCCGTGGAGGACGCGGGGGCCCGCCCCCTCCCGCTGTACGTGGCCTCGCTGCGTACCCCGGAGCCCGAGCTGATCGATGAACTCCGCGCCGCCGACGCCATCGTGACCACCGTCCTCGCGGCGGGCGGCACCCGGCCCGCCGAGGCGTCGGCGGGCGGCGACGACGAGTCCTGGGACGCGGGCGCGCTGACCGGTCTCGATGTGCCCGTCCTCCAGGCGCTCTGCCTCACCAGCCCCCGGGCCGCCTGGGAGGAGAACGACGAGGGCGTCTCCCCGCTGGACGCCGCCACCCAGATCGCGGTGCCGGAGTTCGACGGCCGCCTGATCACCGTGCCGTTCTCCTTCAAGGAGATCGACGAGGACGGTCTGCCCGCGTACGTCGCCGACCCCGAGCGCGCCGCCCGGGTCGCCGGTATCGCCGTACGGCACGCCAGGCTCCGCCACATCCCGAACGCGGAGAAGCGGATCGCGCTCGTGCTGTCCGCGTACCCGACCAAGCACTCCCGCATCGGCAACGCCGTCGGTCTCGACACCCCGGCCAGCGCCGTCGCGCTGCTGCGCCGGCTCCGCGCCGAGGGGTACGACTTCGGTGCCGAGGAAGAGATCCCCGGCCTCGTCTCCGGTGACGGCGACGAGCTGATCTATGCCCTGATCGAGGCGGGCGGCCACGACCAGGAGTGGCTGACCGAGGAGCAGTTGGCACGCAACCCGGTGCGGATCCCGGCGGCCGACTACCGCCGCTGGTTCGCCACGCTCCCCGCCGATCTGCGCGAGGCCGTCGAGCGGCACTGGGGCCCGGCGCCCGGCGAGATGTTCGTGGACCGGTCCGTGAACCCCGAGGGCGACATCGTGCTCGCGGCCCTGCGGCGCGGCAACCTGCTCATCCTCATTCAGCCGCCGCGCGGCTTCGGCGAGAACCCGATCGCGATCTACCACGACCCCGATCTGCCGCCCTCGCACCACTACTTGGCCGCGTACCGCTGGATCGCCGCGTCCGCCGACGACAACGGGTTCGGCGCCGACGCGATGATCCACCTCGGCAAGCACGGCAACCTGGAGTGGCTGCCCGGCAAGAACGCGGGCCTGTCCGCGTCCTGCGGCCCCGACGCGGCACTGGGTGATGTCCCGCTCGTCTACCCGTTCCTGGTCAACGACCCGGGCGAGGGTACGCAGGCCAAGCGCCGCGTCCACGCCACCCTGGTCGACCACCTCGTACCGCCGATGGCCCGCGCGGACAGCTACGGCGACATCGCCCGGCTGGAGCAGCTCCTGGACGAGCACGCCCAGATCGCCGCGATGGACCCGGCGAAGCTCCCGGCGATCCGCGCCCAGATCTGGACCCTGATCCAGGCGGCGAAGCTCGACCACGACCTGGGGCTGGAGGACCGCCCCGAGGACGAGGGCTTCGACGACTTCATCATGCATCTCGACGGCTGGCTCTGCGAGATCAAGGACGTCCAGATCCGCGACGGTCTGCACGTCCTGGGCACCGCCCCGGCCGGCCCGGACCGCGTCAACCTGGTCCTGGCGATCCTGCGCGCCCGCCAGATCTGGGGCGGTACGGCATCCCTGCCCGGTCTGCGCGAGGCCCTCGGTCTCGACGAGTCCGCCGCCACCCGCACCGCCGCCGACGACATCGAGGAGCAGGCCCGCGCCCTGGTCCAGGCGATGGAGGACGCGGACTGGGACCCGGCCGCCGTCGGGACGGTGGCCGCCGGACACCCCGCCGCTGTCGCCGACATCCTCGGCTTCGCCGCGCACGAGGTCGTGCCGCGCCTCGCCGCGACGACCGACGAACTCGCCCACGCCGTCCACGCGCTGAACGGCGGCTTCGTCCCGGCGGGCCCGTCCGGTTCCCCGCTGCGCGGTCTGGTCAACGTGCTGCCGACCGGCCGCAACTTCTACTCGGTCGACCCGAAGGCCGTCCCCTCCAAGCTCGCCTGGGAGACCGGACAGGCCCTCGCCGACTCGCTCCTGGAGCGCTACCGCACCGACAACGGGGACTGGCCCACCTCGGTCGGCCTGTCCCTGTGGGGCACCAGCGCGATGCGCACGGCGGGCGACGACATCGCGGAGGCGTTCGCACTGCTCGGCGTCCGCCCCGTCTGGGACGACGCCTCGCGCCGTGTGACGGGCCTGGAGGCGATCCCGTACGAGGAACTGGGCCGCCCCCGCATCGATGTCACGCTGCGCATCTCCGGCTTCTTCCGCGACGCGTTCCCGCACACGATCGGTCTGCTGGACGACGCCGTACGGCTCGCCGCCTCGCTCGACGAGCTGGCCGAGCACAACTACGTACGCGCCCACACCCAGGCGGACCTGGCCGAGCACGGCGACGAACGTCGGGCCACCACCCGTATCTTCGGCTCCCGCCCCGGTACGTACGGCGCGGGTCTGCTCCAGCTCATCGACTCCCGGGACTGGCGCACCGACGCCGACCTCGCGGAGGTCTACACGGTGTGGGGCGGTTACGCCTACGGGCGCGAGCTCGACGGCCGCCCGGCCCGCGAGGAGATGGAGACCGCGTACAAGCGGATCGAGGTCGCGGCGAAGAACACCGACACCCGCGAGCACGACATCGCCGACTCGGACGACTACTTCCAGTACCACGGCGGCATGGTCGCCACCGTGCGCGCGCTGAAGGGCACCGCGCCGGCCGCGTACATCGGGGACTCCACCCGCCCCGAGACCGTCCGCACCCGCACCCTGGTCGAGGAGACGTCCCGCGTCTTCCGCGCCCGGGTCGTGAACCCCAAGTGGATCGAGGCGATGCGCCGCCACGGTTACAAGGGCGCCTTCGAGCTGGCCGCGACCGTCGACTACCTCTTCGGGTACGACGCGACGACGGGCGTGGTCGCCGACTGGATGTACGACAAGCTCACCGAGACGTACGTCCTGGACCCGACGAACCGGGAGTTCCTCCAGCAGGCCAACCCGTGGGCCCTGCACGGCATTGCGGAACGCCTCCTGGAGGCCGAGTCGCGCGGGATGTGGGCCAAGCCCGACCCGGCGGTGCTCGAAGCGCTGCGCCAGGTCTTCCTGGAGACGGAAGGCAACCTGGAGGGCGAGGACTGA
- a CDS encoding lysyl oxidase family protein: MMTRSHQARMSRSAIAAAAAIAVTAGVVAAAPDAKKAEPTPKLSLIAASTSVTLDSWKEDPGVYLDLGTYVTAENGPLELRVNRKSYNDPIIAKQIIRNAKGKQTGTKTLPKRLLKDFAGLPDFAKITVTDAAGKTVLDKTEAFCPNNASGRIHPEAPANSKYPQSCPVNPFTLGSVWGVENGWASNTYAGYYSTPVVLPAGKYTAKVSVTKAYRDLFGMADKPQSVKVTVRERSWEEGEGVSGASAMSGHDMSKMSGHDMSGHSMPGHGAMRSPAPAAATSGAGPSYNVGHGPYAPAPPALPWAIKKAALKSAGSAQAGDGPGRTDGSRKAPAVQPNAKRPTGKASVPDVPKPDLRSLPAYGITVSDGYEEAPGKDYLAFSANVWNAGPAKLVVDGFRSPGKELMDAYQYFYDANGKQIGYTPTGTMEWDPRPGHEHWHFTDFASYRLLKADKKETVRSGKEAFCLANTDAVDYTVKNANWHPDNTDLSTACGQENSISVREVLDVGSGDTYTQDLPGQSFDITGLANGTYYIQVLANPEKRLKETDLTNNSALRKVVLGGKPGARTVTVPPHERVDAN, from the coding sequence ATGATGACCAGATCCCACCAGGCCCGCATGTCGCGTTCGGCGATCGCCGCCGCCGCGGCCATCGCCGTGACCGCGGGCGTCGTCGCCGCCGCACCTGACGCCAAGAAGGCCGAGCCGACGCCCAAGCTCAGCCTGATCGCCGCTTCCACTTCCGTGACCCTCGACTCGTGGAAGGAGGACCCCGGCGTCTATCTGGACCTCGGCACGTACGTCACCGCCGAGAACGGTCCCCTCGAACTCAGGGTGAACCGTAAGTCCTACAACGACCCGATCATCGCGAAGCAGATCATCCGGAACGCGAAGGGCAAGCAGACAGGGACCAAGACCCTGCCCAAGCGCCTGTTGAAGGACTTCGCGGGGCTGCCCGATTTCGCGAAGATCACCGTCACGGACGCGGCCGGGAAGACCGTGCTGGACAAGACCGAGGCGTTCTGTCCGAACAACGCGTCCGGTCGTATCCACCCCGAGGCGCCGGCCAATTCGAAGTATCCCCAGAGCTGCCCGGTGAACCCGTTCACCCTCGGCTCGGTCTGGGGTGTCGAGAACGGCTGGGCGTCCAACACCTACGCGGGCTACTACTCCACGCCGGTCGTGCTGCCCGCCGGGAAGTACACCGCCAAGGTGTCCGTGACGAAGGCCTACCGCGACCTGTTCGGCATGGCGGACAAGCCCCAGAGCGTCAAGGTGACCGTCCGCGAGCGCAGTTGGGAGGAGGGTGAGGGCGTCTCGGGCGCCTCCGCGATGTCCGGGCACGACATGTCGAAGATGTCCGGGCACGACATGTCCGGGCACAGCATGCCGGGGCACGGTGCGATGCGCTCGCCCGCCCCGGCGGCCGCGACGAGCGGCGCCGGTCCCTCGTACAACGTGGGTCACGGGCCCTACGCGCCCGCGCCGCCCGCCCTGCCGTGGGCGATCAAGAAGGCCGCCCTCAAGTCCGCCGGATCCGCGCAGGCGGGCGACGGGCCCGGCCGGACCGACGGGTCCCGCAAGGCGCCCGCCGTGCAGCCCAACGCGAAGCGGCCGACCGGCAAGGCGAGCGTTCCCGACGTTCCCAAGCCGGACCTCCGTTCGCTGCCCGCCTACGGCATCACCGTCAGCGACGGTTATGAGGAGGCCCCGGGCAAGGACTACCTGGCCTTCAGCGCCAATGTGTGGAACGCCGGCCCGGCCAAGCTCGTCGTGGACGGCTTCCGCTCTCCGGGCAAGGAGCTGATGGACGCGTACCAGTACTTCTACGACGCCAACGGCAAGCAGATCGGCTACACCCCGACCGGCACCATGGAGTGGGACCCGCGCCCCGGCCACGAGCACTGGCACTTCACCGACTTCGCCAGCTACCGGCTGCTGAAGGCCGACAAGAAGGAGACCGTGCGCAGCGGCAAGGAGGCCTTCTGCCTGGCCAACACCGACGCGGTCGACTACACGGTGAAGAACGCCAACTGGCACCCGGACAACACCGACCTGTCCACCGCGTGCGGTCAGGAGAACTCGATCTCCGTCCGTGAGGTGCTCGACGTCGGTTCCGGTGACACCTACACCCAGGACCTCCCCGGCCAGTCCTTCGACATCACCGGCCTGGCGAACGGCACCTACTACATACAGGTGCTGGCCAACCCGGAGAAGCGGCTCAAGGAGACCGACCTCACCAACAACAGCGCCCTGCGCAAGGTCGTTCTGGGCGGCAAGCCCGGCGCCCGTACGGTGACCGTTCCCCCGCACGAGCGGGTGGACGCCAACTGA